A region from the Acyrthosiphon pisum isolate AL4f chromosome A1, pea_aphid_22Mar2018_4r6ur, whole genome shotgun sequence genome encodes:
- the LOC103308535 gene encoding craniofacial development protein 2-like, which translates to MTFSQVKDSGGKIVPRSDLRVGTTREERMVKESRQDRKIVTWDVRTLLQCGKLDNLKIEMTRMNIDILGISEVRWPEAGNIWSGDYRFIYSGTSAENPGRGGVGIMLRKDIGKKVKSYVQYSERIILVKIETKPKDTIIVQVYMPTSNSNDSQVEEVYEQIEKAIETIKGEENLIIMGDWNAIVGEGKGERNIMGKYGLGKRNDRRDRLVEFCAKHDLIITNTCFDHHPRRRYTWKIPGDVGRRGNTNRWQTSKLKEEKVNEKFKEYTNKIKTQEEQDIKTRWTSLRETTTNAATETMKETKAHYREKNG; encoded by the exons ATGACGTTCTCTCAAGTAAAAGATTCCGGAGGTAAAATAGTCCCCCGTTCGGATCTCCGGGTGGGGACTACTAGAGAGGAAAGAATGGTCAAGGAAAGTAGACAAGATAGAAAAATAGTAACCTGGGATGTACGAACCTTACTACAATGTGGGAAACTGGATAATCTAAAAATAGAAATGACAAGGATGAACATTGATATTCTGGGAATTTCGGAAGTAAGATGGCCTGAAGCTGGAAATATATGGAGTGGagattatagatttatatactCAGGCACATCTGCTGAAAACCCTGGAAGGGGAGGAGTTGGCATAATGCTTAGAAAAGACATTGGAAAGAAAGTGAAAAGTTACGTGCAATACAGTGAAAGGATTATTCTTGTTAAAATAGAAACCAAACCAAAAGACACAATCATAGTACAAGTCTATATGCCAACCTCCAACAGTAATGATAGCCAAGTAGAAGAAGTATACGAACAAATAGAGAAAGCTATTGAAACAATCAAAGGAGAAGAAAATCTGATCATCATGGGAGACTGGAACGCAATAGTAGGAGAAGGAAAAGGAGAAAGAAATATTATGGGAAAATATGGTTTGGGAAAAAGGAATGATCGGAGAGATAGACTGGTGGAATTTTGTGCAAAACATGATCTGATAATAACGAATACATGTTTCGATCATCACCCAAGGAGAAGGTACACATGGAAAATTCCAGGAGATGTGGGAAG gagAGGAAACACCAATCGATGGCAAACTAGTAAACTAAAAGAAGAAAAAGTAAATGAAAAGTTTAAAgaatacacaaataaaataaaaacacaagaAGAACAGGACATTAAAACCAGGTGGACTTCCTTGAGAGAAACAACTACAAATGCGGCAACTGAGACAATGAAAGAAACAAAAGCACATTACCGAGAAAAGAATGGATAA